In a single window of the Salvelinus namaycush isolate Seneca chromosome 18, SaNama_1.0, whole genome shotgun sequence genome:
- the LOC120062816 gene encoding stromal cell-derived factor 2-like protein 1, which produces MGLIHALRGFIKSFLVVLLWSKCQGRESEFNYVTCGSLVKLLNTRHNVRLHSHDVKYGSGSGQQSVTGVESADDANSYWRIRGKPNGTCQRGVPIQCGQAIRITHMTTGRNLHTHHFSSPLSNNQEVSAFGENGEGDDLDVWRVQCDGSIWERDEAVRFKHVGTDAFLTVTGEQYGHPIRGQREVHGMGTANQNNYWKAMEGVFIQPSQEPLRHNHEEF; this is translated from the exons ATGGGATTAATTCACGCTCTCCGCGGCTTCATTAAATCATTTTTGGTCGTTCTTTTGTGGTCCAAATGCCAGGGTCGGGAGTCCGAGTTCAACTATGTCACTTGCGGTTCACTTGTGAAATTGCTGAACACGAGACACAACGTTCGGCTGCACTCCCATGATGTCAAATACGGCTCAG GCAGTGGGCAGCAGTCTGTGACGGGCGTCGAGAGTGCAGATGATGCCAACAGTTACTGGAGGATTCGGGGGAAGCCCAACGGGACCTGCCAACGCGGCGTGCCCATCCAGTGTGGGCAGGCCATCCGCATCACGCACATGACCACGGGACGCAAcctccacacacaccacttcaGCTCGCCGCTGTCCAACAACCAG GAGGTGAGTGCGTTCGGTGAGAATGGCGAGGGGGATGACCTGGACGTGTGGAGGGTGCAGTGTGACGGCTCCATCTGGGAGCGGGACGAGGCGGTGCGCTTCAAACACGTTGGCACAGACGCCTTCCTGACCGTGACGGGCGAGCAGTACGGCCACCCCATCCGCGGGCAGAGGGAGGTGCACGGCATGGGCACTGCCAACCAGAACAACTACTGGAAGGCTATGGAGGGTGTCTTCATTCAGCCCAGCCAGGAGCCGCTGAGACACAATCATGAAGAGTTCTGA